Proteins encoded in a region of the Acidobacteriota bacterium genome:
- a CDS encoding hydroxymethylbilane synthase: MSAPLRLGTRASALARWQAAHVQALLHAHGRDCIVDYVTTAGDRRTDVPLAAIGGKGLFTQDIEAHLLAGELDVAVHSLKDVPAQLPAGLVLGAALKRADPRDALIAAPGMTLTTLPARARLGTSSLRRQAQALALRPDLQIVALRGNVDTRLRRWREGAYDALLLAVAGLERLELADAIAERLDPTQFVPAAGQGVLVLECRAGDTAVLDAIAPLHHPPTAAAIAAERAFLRRLNCGCQSPVAAYAQQGEGKLYLDALVAKADGTQVLRQAASAAPEQAEALGIHLAETLLAQGAASFLG, encoded by the coding sequence ATGAGCGCGCCGCTGCGCCTGGGCACGCGCGCCTCGGCCCTGGCGCGCTGGCAGGCCGCGCACGTGCAAGCGCTGCTGCACGCTCACGGCCGCGACTGCATCGTCGACTATGTCACTACCGCCGGCGACCGCCGCACCGACGTGCCCTTGGCGGCGATCGGCGGCAAAGGCCTGTTCACGCAGGATATCGAAGCGCATCTGCTGGCGGGCGAGTTGGATGTTGCGGTTCATAGCCTCAAGGATGTGCCCGCGCAATTGCCGGCCGGTCTGGTGCTGGGTGCGGCCCTCAAGCGCGCCGATCCCCGCGATGCTTTGATTGCCGCTCCCGGCATGACGCTGACCACTCTTCCTGCGCGCGCCCGCCTGGGCACCAGTAGCCTGCGCCGCCAGGCGCAGGCGCTGGCGCTGCGTCCCGACCTGCAGATCGTCGCGTTGCGCGGCAATGTCGATACCCGCCTGCGCCGCTGGCGCGAAGGCGCTTATGATGCGCTGCTGCTGGCGGTCGCCGGCCTGGAGCGGCTCGAACTCGCGGACGCCATCGCCGAGCGTCTCGACCCCACCCAGTTTGTTCCGGCCGCGGGTCAGGGCGTGCTGGTGCTGGAGTGCCGCGCCGGCGATACCGCGGTTCTGGACGCCATCGCCCCTCTGCACCACCCGCCCACGGCTGCCGCCATCGCCGCCGAACGCGCCTTCCTTCGCCGGCTCAACTGCGGCTGCCAGTCACCGGTGGCCGCCTATGCCCAGCAGGGTGAGGGCAAACTGTATCTCGACGCTCTGGTTGCCAAAGCCGACGGCACGCAGGTCTTACGTCAAGCTGCCTCGGCCGCTCCCGAACAGGCCGAGGCTCTGGGCATACACCTCGCCGAGACTCTGTTGGCGCAGGGCGCCGCCTCCTTTCTCGGCTAA
- a CDS encoding uroporphyrinogen-III synthase: MPPPLTGRRIVVTRAAEQAGELLERLRAEGAEAVALPTIAIAPPLNAAPLEAALEELATFDGCIFTSANAARAVLARAQVRSLAPPRGWICAVGTATAAALTHRAGWAATLLPQAAQAAGIAAALAAQPLAGKRIFFPRAEAAGELIPRVLSERGATVVSPVAYRTVLAESSRAAAPALFPGADAAVFTSPSTARNLAALLGEDHSRRMRDVRITVIGPVTATAVAQLGWQVTATAQQPDVESIIAALRSCWRA; the protein is encoded by the coding sequence ATGCCCCCGCCTCTCACTGGCCGCCGCATCGTAGTCACGCGCGCGGCCGAGCAAGCCGGCGAACTGCTCGAGCGGCTGCGCGCCGAGGGCGCCGAGGCGGTGGCACTGCCCACCATTGCAATCGCGCCGCCACTCAATGCCGCGCCGCTCGAGGCCGCACTCGAAGAACTCGCTACTTTTGACGGTTGCATCTTCACTAGCGCCAATGCGGCGCGCGCCGTGTTGGCGCGAGCACAAGTGCGGTCACTGGCGCCGCCGCGCGGCTGGATCTGCGCCGTGGGCACGGCAACGGCAGCGGCGCTGACACATCGCGCCGGTTGGGCCGCAACCCTGCTGCCGCAGGCCGCGCAAGCCGCCGGCATTGCGGCGGCGCTGGCCGCGCAGCCCCTGGCCGGTAAGCGCATCTTCTTCCCACGCGCCGAGGCTGCTGGGGAACTGATTCCGCGCGTGCTGAGCGAGCGGGGAGCGACGGTTGTCAGTCCGGTGGCCTATCGAACCGTGCTGGCCGAATCCTCGCGCGCGGCAGCGCCGGCGCTGTTCCCGGGCGCCGATGCGGCAGTGTTCACCAGTCCCTCGACCGCCCGCAATCTGGCCGCGCTGCTCGGCGAGGATCACAGCCGCCGCATGCGGGATGTCCGTATCACCGTGATCGGACCGGTCACCGCGACGGCAGTCGCGCAGCTCGGCTGGCAAGTGACCGCCACCGCACAACAGCCGGACGTGGAGAGCATCATCGCCGCGCTGCGGAGTTGCTGGCGTGCCTGA
- the mutM gene encoding bifunctional DNA-formamidopyrimidine glycosylase/DNA-(apurinic or apyrimidinic site) lyase, with protein sequence MPELPEVETVARGLRSQILGQRIEDVRLRRASVLRGNPEAFAGLAGSRIAAIERAGKYLVFSLEGAKLRWQLLFHLGMTGQLVLAAPEAPLAAHTHAHLRLSGGRELRFRDPRRFGKIALAPAPAGGGFALELGIAPGAEPLEIAAPAFVALFRGRAAPIKSALMNQKLLRGLGNIYADESLFRAGIHPRARRVSAPRLRRLRLAIREVLHEAIAAGGSSISDYVDSRGEPGWFHLQHRVYGRTGEPCPGCGRPIRRTVLAGRSAHFCAHCQKP encoded by the coding sequence GTGCCTGAGCTGCCGGAAGTGGAAACCGTCGCGCGCGGCCTGCGCAGTCAGATCCTGGGCCAGCGGATCGAGGATGTGCGGCTGCGCCGCGCCTCAGTGCTGCGCGGTAACCCGGAAGCATTCGCGGGCCTCGCGGGCTCGCGTATCGCTGCCATCGAGCGTGCGGGCAAGTATTTGGTGTTCTCGCTGGAAGGTGCGAAGCTACGCTGGCAGTTGCTGTTTCATCTCGGCATGACCGGCCAGCTTGTGCTCGCGGCGCCGGAAGCGCCGCTGGCGGCGCACACCCATGCGCACCTGCGGCTCTCGGGCGGCCGCGAACTGCGCTTTCGCGATCCCCGCCGCTTCGGCAAAATCGCGCTGGCGCCGGCGCCGGCAGGAGGCGGCTTCGCGCTGGAACTGGGCATCGCGCCCGGCGCCGAGCCGCTGGAGATTGCCGCCCCCGCCTTCGTCGCGCTCTTCCGCGGCCGTGCGGCGCCGATCAAGTCCGCGCTGATGAACCAGAAGCTGCTGCGCGGTCTGGGCAACATTTACGCCGATGAAAGCCTGTTTCGCGCCGGCATTCATCCCCGCGCCCGCCGGGTTTCCGCGCCCCGCCTGCGCCGCCTGCGTTTGGCCATCCGGGAGGTACTGCACGAGGCCATTGCCGCCGGGGGCTCGTCCATCTCCGATTACGTCGATAGCCGCGGCGAACCCGGCTGGTTCCACCTCCAGCACCGCGTTTATGGCCGCACCGGTGAACCCTGCCCCGGCTGCGGCCGCCCCATCCGGCGCACCGTGCTCGCCGGGCGCAGTGCCCACTTTTGCGCGCATTGCCAAAAGCCCTGA
- a CDS encoding ROK family protein → MSTNSRYTIGVDLGGTNLRVAAVDPEGAICERINLDTEVKEGRLRVVADMCDAVKEIEQRLPEAQLGGIGIGVPGIINLADGTVRQSPNLPGWSDFPVRDDIEQLLGTQVVLENDANAAALGESWVGAGRNVNSLCMMTLGTGIGGGLILDGRIWHGREGMAGELGHMTIDPNGALCGCGNLGCVEAYASASAISRMAMAAVRVGRSPELARDADELGDLTAEIVYIKAKQGDTVAREVFEMVGRSLGVAIANLINIFNLPLYVVGGGVANGWDAFAPSLMAEVHKRSLVARSTNPTIVPSALGADAGLVGAAHLPQIAEEDAHARKRRI, encoded by the coding sequence ATGAGTACCAACTCCCGCTACACCATTGGCGTCGATCTCGGCGGCACTAACCTGCGCGTCGCTGCCGTCGATCCGGAGGGCGCCATCTGCGAGCGCATCAACCTCGACACCGAAGTCAAGGAGGGCCGCCTGCGCGTGGTCGCCGACATGTGCGACGCGGTGAAGGAAATCGAGCAGCGTCTGCCCGAGGCGCAGTTGGGCGGCATCGGCATCGGCGTGCCCGGCATCATCAACCTGGCCGATGGCACCGTGCGCCAGTCGCCCAATCTGCCCGGCTGGAGCGATTTTCCCGTGCGCGACGATATTGAGCAGCTTCTCGGCACCCAGGTCGTGCTGGAGAATGACGCCAACGCCGCCGCGCTGGGCGAGAGCTGGGTGGGGGCGGGCCGCAACGTGAATAGCCTCTGCATGATGACGCTGGGGACGGGCATCGGCGGAGGTCTGATTCTCGACGGCCGCATCTGGCACGGCCGCGAAGGCATGGCCGGCGAACTCGGCCACATGACCATCGACCCCAACGGCGCGCTCTGCGGCTGCGGCAATCTCGGCTGCGTCGAAGCCTACGCCTCCGCCAGCGCCATCAGCCGCATGGCTATGGCCGCGGTGCGCGTCGGCCGCTCGCCGGAACTGGCGCGCGACGCCGACGAACTGGGTGACTTGACCGCCGAAATCGTCTATATCAAGGCCAAGCAGGGCGATACCGTCGCCCGCGAAGTGTTCGAGATGGTCGGCCGCTCGCTGGGCGTGGCCATTGCCAACCTCATCAATATTTTCAATCTGCCGCTGTATGTCGTTGGCGGCGGCGTCGCCAACGGCTGGGACGCGTTCGCCCCCAGCCTCATGGCCGAAGTCCACAAACGCTCGCTGGTGGCGCGCTCCACCAATCCCACCATCGTGCCTAGCGCGCTGGGCGCCGATGCCGGCCTGGTCGGCGCCGCCCACCTGCCCCAGATCGCCGAGGAGGACGCGCATGCCCGCAAACGGCGGATTTGA
- the xseB gene encoding exodeoxyribonuclease VII small subunit, whose translation MPANGGFEHSLGRLEAIVKELESAELPLERSVQLFEEGMKLVEECRQQLDAAEGKVEMLVKRAGEATAAPFSLHDNGSAEES comes from the coding sequence ATGCCCGCAAACGGCGGATTTGAACACAGCCTGGGACGGCTGGAGGCCATCGTCAAGGAACTGGAGAGCGCCGAGCTGCCGCTGGAGCGCTCGGTGCAGCTCTTTGAGGAGGGCATGAAACTGGTCGAAGAGTGCCGCCAGCAGCTTGATGCAGCCGAAGGCAAGGTGGAAATGCTGGTGAAGCGCGCCGGCGAAGCCACCGCCGCGCCTTTTTCGCTGCACGACAATGGCAGCGCCGAGGAGAGCTAG
- a CDS encoding GGDEF domain-containing protein: MGAAGLRLKMARRGDRRQAQEATRRRSCSSHPCESRVKGEWMRVQPGKLTIPADAIVEVENEPSPELFAQHGAALTSLLRLALLSGTELTLPTALQLVLDTAQTLVNSDRQLICFAPAQAPQAWERLGHGIELGTVPEENVLNAWVGHVGKPVLVTRGRNVEVDAYLDRLQAKVAAAVPLFLQHGWAGSLQLFRIAERHFNETEARLTWILSLLAENQMAAIESMRQLTQLASTDYLTGLRARGYFERALEQEVHRCLRRSSPSGLLLLDLDDFKAVNDRWGHQAGDDVLRQFARLLPLGLREVDTVARFGGDEFALILPDTGAEGLRLVAERVSESVEQFRFRLPECEQDLHLHLSLGQAVCPDQGRSAEQVLRAADASLYEAKRHKQPLWHGVRHAS; this comes from the coding sequence ATGGGTGCTGCCGGATTGAGGCTCAAGATGGCGCGGCGCGGGGATCGCCGCCAAGCGCAAGAGGCGACAAGGCGGCGTTCTTGCTCATCTCATCCCTGTGAGAGCCGGGTGAAAGGCGAGTGGATGCGTGTACAACCAGGCAAGCTGACCATCCCCGCTGATGCCATTGTCGAGGTCGAAAACGAGCCCAGCCCAGAACTGTTTGCGCAGCATGGCGCCGCCCTGACCAGTCTATTGCGTTTGGCTTTGTTGTCGGGCACGGAGTTGACGTTGCCAACGGCCCTGCAACTGGTGCTGGATACCGCCCAGACGCTCGTGAATTCCGATCGTCAACTGATCTGTTTTGCGCCGGCCCAGGCTCCCCAGGCTTGGGAGCGGCTGGGGCATGGCATTGAACTGGGGACGGTGCCGGAGGAAAACGTGCTCAACGCCTGGGTCGGGCATGTAGGCAAGCCGGTTCTGGTCACACGCGGCCGAAATGTTGAAGTGGACGCGTATCTGGACCGGCTCCAGGCGAAGGTAGCCGCCGCGGTGCCCCTGTTTTTGCAGCATGGCTGGGCGGGATCACTCCAATTGTTTCGCATCGCCGAACGGCACTTCAACGAGACCGAAGCGCGGCTGACATGGATCCTGAGCTTGCTGGCGGAAAATCAGATGGCGGCGATTGAATCCATGCGGCAGTTGACGCAGTTGGCTTCGACCGATTACCTGACCGGGCTGCGCGCGCGTGGATATTTCGAGCGCGCGCTGGAGCAGGAGGTTCATCGCTGCCTGCGCCGCTCCAGCCCGAGCGGCTTGCTGCTGCTCGATCTGGATGACTTCAAAGCCGTCAATGACCGCTGGGGACACCAGGCCGGGGACGACGTGCTGCGTCAGTTCGCGCGGCTCTTACCGCTGGGGCTGCGGGAAGTGGACACGGTCGCACGCTTCGGCGGTGATGAATTCGCGCTCATTCTGCCCGATACCGGTGCGGAAGGCTTGCGCCTGGTCGCTGAGCGGGTGAGTGAGAGCGTCGAACAGTTCCGCTTCCGGCTTCCGGAATGCGAGCAGGATCTGCACCTGCACCTCAGCCTGGGACAGGCGGTTTGTCCCGATCAGGGACGCAGCGCCGAACAGGTCCTGCGTGCGGCCGACGCCTCGCTCTACGAGGCCAAACGGCACAAGCAGCCACTCTGGCATGGCGTGCGGCACGCAAGCTGA
- a CDS encoding AAA family ATPase, which produces MVMRSLALAPALATPLPLLGESPTILAIRRTLDQIASTNLTVLLQGESGTGKEVVARLLGSHPERTASFVKINCAAIPDELWESELFGYEPGAFTGATRQKSGKFELAEDGTIFLDEIGEMPLQLQAKLLQVLQDGEFSRLGGRRSLSVNVRVVAATNADLHTAVAAGAFRRDLFYRLNVIALELPPLRQRLEDIPRLTDHFLEKYSAQYQRAVPVIPATLRKRLLQYSWPGNVRELENLIKRYVVLTDTDALLASLLEPAPPQAVATPALTSSLPSLSPAQPVSLLAIGRQAAWQAERVAILKALADTHWNRRLAARQLQISYKSLQNKLRTLLAETPAA; this is translated from the coding sequence ATGGTCATGCGTTCGCTCGCCCTCGCGCCTGCCCTGGCAACTCCGCTGCCGCTGCTGGGAGAAAGCCCAACCATTCTCGCCATTCGTCGCACGCTGGATCAGATTGCGAGTACGAATCTGACTGTGCTGCTCCAGGGCGAGAGTGGGACGGGCAAGGAGGTCGTCGCCCGCCTGCTGGGATCCCATCCCGAACGGACCGCCTCGTTCGTCAAAATCAACTGCGCCGCGATCCCGGACGAACTGTGGGAGAGTGAGCTGTTTGGCTACGAGCCCGGAGCGTTCACCGGCGCCACGCGCCAGAAATCGGGCAAATTCGAACTGGCCGAGGATGGCACGATCTTCCTCGATGAGATCGGCGAAATGCCGCTGCAATTGCAGGCCAAGCTGTTGCAGGTATTGCAGGATGGTGAGTTCAGCCGGCTGGGCGGGCGGCGCTCGCTGAGCGTGAATGTGCGTGTGGTGGCGGCCACCAACGCGGATTTACACACGGCGGTCGCCGCAGGCGCATTCCGGCGCGATCTTTTTTACCGTCTCAACGTGATCGCCCTGGAGTTGCCGCCCTTGCGGCAACGGCTCGAGGATATTCCGCGGCTGACCGACCACTTCCTGGAAAAATACAGTGCCCAATATCAACGCGCCGTGCCGGTCATTCCGGCCACGTTGCGGAAGCGCTTGCTGCAATATTCCTGGCCGGGCAATGTGCGCGAGCTGGAAAACCTCATCAAGCGCTACGTCGTGCTCACCGATACGGATGCCCTTCTGGCCAGCCTCCTCGAACCGGCGCCGCCGCAGGCGGTTGCAACTCCGGCGCTCACTTCGTCGCTACCATCGCTGAGCCCGGCCCAACCCGTTTCCCTGCTCGCTATCGGCCGGCAAGCGGCGTGGCAAGCAGAGCGGGTCGCTATCCTCAAAGCCCTCGCCGACACGCACTGGAACCGCCGCCTCGCCGCACGGCAACTGCAAATCAGCTACAAGAGCCTGCAGAACAAACTCCGGACGCTGCTGGCCGAAACTCCGGCTGCCTGA
- a CDS encoding gluconokinase — protein MLYLVMGVAGAGKTTVGRALAQALGCAFLEGDTLHPPANIEKMAHGIPLNDADRAPWLTAIRKKLEEAAATGSDLVVACSALKQRYRDTLDHGLPVRWIYLQSDPALLHQRLEQRQGHYMKAKMLASQLADLEPPSAANAVIVDAALPPDQIVARVLT, from the coding sequence GTGTTGTACTTGGTCATGGGTGTGGCGGGAGCAGGCAAAACCACGGTGGGCCGCGCGCTGGCCCAGGCGCTGGGATGTGCGTTCCTGGAAGGCGACACGCTGCATCCGCCCGCCAACATCGAGAAAATGGCGCACGGTATTCCCCTCAACGATGCCGATCGCGCGCCCTGGCTCACCGCGATCCGCAAAAAGCTGGAAGAGGCCGCCGCAACAGGCTCCGATCTCGTGGTCGCCTGCTCGGCGCTGAAGCAGCGCTATCGCGACACGCTCGATCACGGCCTGCCCGTGCGCTGGATTTATCTCCAGAGCGACCCGGCGCTTTTGCACCAGCGGTTGGAGCAGCGGCAGGGACATTACATGAAGGCCAAGATGCTGGCCAGCCAGCTTGCCGATTTGGAGCCGCCCAGTGCGGCGAACGCGGTCATCGTAGACGCGGCGCTGCCGCCCGATCAGATCGTGGCGCGGGTGCTGACTTAG
- a CDS encoding FkbM family methyltransferase → MKTAPRKAAFVLGATDQGTFILNRFDYHRLAPDTTIGIGFHLMDSCACDPTEVNAEVGLLEMSQQLRGAGVVALDCGANIGVHTVEWARAMTGWGTVVAFEPQERLFYALAGNIALNNCANAWARHAAVGSACGSLRVPVPDYNQPGSFGSLEMRCAADNENIGQPIDYSSGATAEVECVSVDSLGLGRVDLLKIDVEAMEMEVLEGARATIARCRPALVVEALKGEKEKLQPWLEAAGYSVFAMGPNLVAVHAADPLCQRIRPAH, encoded by the coding sequence ATGAAAACCGCACCGCGTAAGGCTGCTTTCGTCTTGGGCGCCACTGATCAGGGCACCTTCATCCTCAACCGCTTCGACTACCACCGGCTGGCGCCCGATACCACCATCGGCATCGGGTTCCATCTCATGGATAGTTGCGCCTGCGATCCGACGGAAGTGAACGCCGAAGTGGGGCTACTGGAGATGAGCCAGCAGCTTCGCGGCGCCGGGGTGGTCGCGCTCGACTGCGGCGCCAACATTGGCGTGCATACGGTGGAGTGGGCGCGGGCGATGACGGGCTGGGGCACGGTGGTCGCCTTTGAGCCGCAGGAGCGGCTGTTCTACGCACTGGCCGGCAATATTGCCCTGAACAACTGCGCCAACGCCTGGGCGCGGCATGCTGCGGTGGGCAGCGCCTGCGGCAGCCTGCGCGTGCCCGTGCCCGACTACAACCAGCCGGGCAGCTTCGGCAGCCTGGAAATGCGGTGCGCGGCGGACAACGAGAATATCGGCCAGCCGATCGATTACTCTTCCGGCGCGACCGCTGAAGTGGAATGCGTCAGTGTCGACTCGCTGGGGCTGGGGCGCGTGGATCTGCTCAAGATCGATGTCGAAGCCATGGAGATGGAGGTGCTCGAGGGCGCCCGGGCGACGATTGCGCGCTGCCGTCCGGCGCTGGTGGTGGAGGCGCTGAAAGGCGAAAAAGAAAAGCTGCAGCCCTGGCTGGAAGCCGCCGGCTACAGCGTGTTTGCCATGGGGCCGAACCTGGTCGCGGTGCATGCCGCCGATCCGCTGTGCCAGAGGATCCGGCCCGCCCACTAA
- a CDS encoding glycosyltransferase produces the protein MSLTSIALAGYGVRTRHGASVPAAASVLHPGERLLAGTPAQLHAAAATPGRTTFVPVHYAAGGEWELLALEPRGLGPPLPPGEAGDERIDLRIRIAATTAAPEPASEGGSQPWQRLRTALWQEMAQTGSGVAAMAQLTQAPGLHAIWPALGLRNLVAMLARQGARAEALKLVEQARQAHPEYRELDYLAAKLLLAEGDPLGALAALRRATREVANPGAVYVGSGGEAGYRAHHVMAQIAERSGNQAVAIRHYLTGVLARPAYEPSVIGLLGQRAPRSSLPGLDMLLLHLGRAEPRYQTAVFTWWLLHQRWETAARALRIWTMPEEQRRAAEERLAAVHPPVQCARRAGERAGVVLQGPFLMVASSARINRYLGGALLADAALDVALEPTLPAEERQGAFPAPAGWAQGLRRLPRRLDVTIRHGWPPEFTPPGRGKLAVILPWEFGAIPRSWVEPMNRMDRIWVPSQFVGEVLARAGVEASRVEVIANGIHRELFRPEGATARPAEVRGMSFLFVGGAIARKGMDVLLAAWRQAFSARDEVTLVIKAMGAQTFYRHLSLAEEIAVASRDAKAAPILYREDTCSEAELAALYRGCDVTVLPYRGEGFGMPLAEALACGKPVIATAAGPAPEFCPREAGWWVTAREQEVPRALQPPQAMTGPFTWFEPDVDSLAAALQAAASASAAERARRGGIGSAHLHARYGWEHITAQYRQSLEALL, from the coding sequence GTGTCCCTGACCAGCATCGCGCTCGCCGGTTACGGCGTCCGCACCCGCCATGGCGCCAGCGTGCCCGCCGCGGCGTCCGTTCTGCACCCCGGCGAGCGGCTGCTCGCGGGAACGCCGGCGCAACTGCACGCCGCGGCGGCGACGCCCGGGCGCACCACCTTTGTTCCGGTGCACTATGCCGCCGGCGGGGAGTGGGAGCTGCTTGCGCTGGAGCCGCGGGGCTTAGGACCTCCGCTGCCGCCCGGCGAAGCCGGTGACGAGCGGATCGATCTGCGCATCCGCATTGCCGCCACTACCGCCGCGCCCGAGCCGGCAAGCGAGGGCGGCAGCCAGCCCTGGCAGCGGCTGCGGACGGCGCTGTGGCAGGAGATGGCGCAGACCGGCAGCGGCGTCGCGGCCATGGCGCAGCTCACACAAGCGCCGGGGCTGCACGCAATATGGCCAGCCCTTGGTTTGCGGAATCTGGTGGCCATGCTCGCGCGACAAGGTGCGCGGGCGGAAGCCCTGAAGCTGGTCGAGCAGGCGCGGCAGGCCCATCCGGAGTATCGCGAACTGGACTATCTGGCGGCGAAATTATTGCTGGCGGAAGGCGATCCCCTCGGGGCGCTGGCCGCGCTGCGACGGGCGACCCGGGAGGTCGCGAACCCCGGGGCGGTGTACGTGGGCAGCGGCGGCGAGGCAGGCTATCGCGCACACCACGTGATGGCACAAATCGCCGAGCGCAGCGGCAACCAGGCGGTCGCTATCCGTCATTATCTGACCGGGGTGCTGGCGCGGCCCGCGTATGAGCCCTCCGTGATTGGGCTGCTGGGGCAGCGGGCGCCGCGGTCGTCCTTGCCCGGTCTGGATATGCTGCTGCTGCATCTGGGGCGCGCGGAACCCCGCTATCAAACCGCGGTATTCACCTGGTGGCTGCTGCATCAGCGCTGGGAGACGGCGGCCCGCGCGCTGCGCATATGGACGATGCCGGAGGAGCAGCGCCGCGCGGCCGAGGAACGTTTGGCCGCGGTACATCCGCCGGTGCAATGCGCACGCCGTGCCGGCGAGCGTGCCGGTGTGGTGCTGCAAGGGCCATTCCTCATGGTGGCGAGCTCGGCCCGCATCAATCGCTATTTGGGAGGGGCTCTGCTCGCCGATGCTGCCTTGGACGTGGCGCTCGAGCCCACACTCCCGGCCGAGGAGCGGCAAGGCGCCTTCCCGGCGCCCGCGGGTTGGGCGCAGGGGTTGCGGCGGCTGCCGCGGCGGCTGGACGTTACCATCCGCCATGGCTGGCCGCCCGAGTTCACGCCGCCCGGGCGCGGCAAGCTGGCGGTGATTCTGCCCTGGGAGTTCGGCGCCATTCCGCGGAGCTGGGTCGAGCCGATGAACCGCATGGACCGCATTTGGGTGCCGTCGCAATTCGTAGGTGAGGTGTTGGCGCGGGCGGGCGTCGAGGCCAGCCGGGTTGAGGTCATCGCCAACGGCATCCACCGGGAGCTGTTTCGCCCGGAAGGCGCAACCGCACGGCCTGCAGAAGTCCGTGGCATGAGTTTTCTATTTGTTGGCGGAGCGATTGCACGCAAAGGGATGGATGTGCTGCTGGCGGCCTGGCGCCAGGCCTTCTCCGCCCGCGATGAGGTCACGCTCGTCATTAAAGCCATGGGCGCGCAGACGTTTTACCGCCATCTCAGTCTCGCGGAGGAGATTGCCGTAGCCAGCCGCGATGCCAAGGCGGCGCCGATCCTCTATCGCGAGGACACGTGCAGCGAGGCCGAGCTGGCGGCGCTCTATCGCGGTTGCGATGTGACCGTGCTGCCGTATCGTGGCGAAGGCTTCGGCATGCCGCTGGCGGAAGCACTGGCCTGCGGCAAGCCGGTGATTGCGACCGCCGCCGGGCCGGCGCCCGAGTTTTGTCCGCGGGAGGCCGGCTGGTGGGTGACCGCCCGCGAGCAGGAGGTTCCGCGCGCGCTGCAGCCGCCGCAGGCCATGACCGGCCCGTTCACCTGGTTCGAGCCGGACGTGGACAGCCTTGCCGCGGCCCTGCAAGCCGCCGCCAGCGCCAGCGCCGCCGAGCGCGCCCGGCGCGGCGGCATTGGCTCCGCGCACCTGCACGCCCGCTACGGCTGGGAACACATTACCGCGCAGTACCGGCAAAGCCTGGAAGCCTTGTTATGA
- a CDS encoding AAA family ATPase, whose protein sequence is MVTAQYPQMPVEVVDSATFPAEGVPACLDKLQAGAVPQRSAAPARLTAVAAAPRSLPLEPRLGAAVELLPQMIGRSLHLRDVSALVRMVAPRRTPVLLLGETGTGKEMIAEAVHAASPRAQRPFVVVNCAAIPEALLESELFGFVRGAFTGAVQSRAGRILNAHTGTLFLDEIGDLPLALQAKLLRFLQQGELQRLGCNDPQHVDVRVLAATNADLAAKVAAGEFRRDLYYRLAVFPIELQPLRERPEDIVPLARHFLRQWQTETGETGLCFAAETLDLLEQYPWPGNVRELQHALERASILASGQEELLPRHFPAAQAWQTAPRPRTGDVRGADQREAWGAAPGEGGVSRIGPRRAEAWTEATGTHAFV, encoded by the coding sequence ATGGTCACGGCGCAGTATCCGCAAATGCCGGTCGAGGTCGTGGATTCGGCGACGTTTCCGGCCGAGGGCGTGCCCGCCTGCCTGGACAAGCTCCAGGCCGGAGCGGTTCCGCAACGGTCCGCTGCTCCGGCGCGGCTGACCGCGGTGGCCGCGGCGCCGCGCAGCCTTCCGCTGGAGCCACGGCTGGGCGCAGCCGTCGAGCTGCTGCCGCAAATGATCGGCCGCAGCCTCCATCTGCGCGATGTCAGCGCGCTGGTGCGCATGGTGGCGCCGCGCCGCACGCCGGTACTGTTGCTGGGGGAGACCGGTACCGGTAAGGAGATGATCGCCGAAGCGGTGCATGCCGCCAGTCCGCGCGCGCAGCGGCCGTTCGTGGTCGTCAATTGCGCCGCGATTCCCGAGGCTCTGCTGGAATCCGAGCTGTTCGGCTTCGTGCGCGGCGCCTTTACCGGGGCGGTGCAATCCCGCGCCGGCCGCATCCTGAACGCCCACACCGGCACGCTCTTTCTCGATGAAATCGGTGACCTGCCGCTGGCGCTGCAAGCCAAGCTGCTGCGCTTCCTGCAGCAGGGCGAGCTGCAGCGGCTGGGCTGCAACGACCCCCAGCACGTGGATGTGCGCGTGCTGGCCGCCACCAATGCCGATCTGGCCGCCAAGGTGGCGGCGGGTGAGTTCCGCCGCGATCTCTATTACCGCCTGGCGGTGTTCCCCATCGAACTGCAGCCGCTGCGCGAGCGTCCGGAAGACATCGTGCCGCTGGCGCGGCATTTTCTGCGGCAATGGCAGACGGAAACGGGCGAGACCGGTCTCTGCTTCGCCGCCGAGACGCTCGATCTGCTGGAACAATATCCCTGGCCGGGCAACGTGCGCGAACTGCAGCACGCGCTCGAACGGGCCTCGATTCTGGCCTCGGGTCAGGAAGAGCTGCTGCCGCGTCATTTTCCCGCCGCCCAAGCCTGGCAGACCGCCCCTCGTCCGCGCACCGGCGACGTGAGGGGAGCCGACCAGCGGGAGGCGTGGGGCGCAGCCCCGGGCGAAGGCGGCGTGAGCCGCATTGGTCCTCGCCGTGCTGAGGCGTGGACGGAGGCAACCGGAACTCATGCTTTCGTTTGA